The proteins below are encoded in one region of Thunnus maccoyii chromosome 24, fThuMac1.1, whole genome shotgun sequence:
- the LOC121892243 gene encoding microtubule-associated protein 2-like isoform X2, with protein sequence MKEEEPQVASLHQKQVVVERATPEGAELASIEPPPSSVKEKEQSDTSSAEQGNQDKKGGVEEAAESHLVGESNAKEAKQPSLAEETSGLMTEEKEGIILQSKAETPVNESKEKLGMDDGINKEGQDSGSDIKLHETPVTNIHQMDQRQETVKSSPEPGTELKSSSDIFVEPKSGSETYFETSSKSKEEESPQTQSYYELSTTAETRLSGDTEITQKLEDQQDRKVRTSPGKMSLEQRSLSLNITVGSTVGQTVKGEKSRTSSESMCPISGSFDESDVYPSTPSVESHTPRFPPAVSITPTSTESPKDIPTQAETPLPSDKHSCSLEQSSSLSEMLDLAGALPPGPSIERREVDHMRRKSVPANVSALVGSSLAKLALGDQTSRVVSGESQLEELGYCVFNEYSGPMPSPADVPSPGDSPYQRFPAMEGEVEQELGPTEDEGVQKGMQQEDHKGTVPEISQKTVLEKKDAPVKTTLILEKAVTSGIKPDRLRIPINTSKDRLTEFRLESGLPGDIKIQAIPEVDVEKDPSREASPIPPDNSFTFTPAETGVKVPPTPATPKSPDDPPSETQVIEENTRKILTEVKAENDPKSERADNKQTELEKEIQKSKQEDSGERSEEPEMVNKDIRSAPSQPSGESTEKDCKTTQSEHGTPTRLEGIEIQETSKVVLDLSTKKPLDEKVSQIQLQEVKPEKDSPKPQISSPVIIIPQAQVEEEAEEEDDIEIAEEPQEIMEEAEVPVIFKTDQAEVGKEQQKKEGVRLLEVAPMVDDDPKSGAEEWSHSAQNSDDGEPATDSSHLSPCSDHDVPQPPEERDRNEDMGEDKVVGNSQNRDEGKKEEDEGVKKVLTEEEEVGQTGSGEVAEEKEEKTVEKEDEGKERTGEKEDEKDIEIGQEVEETSDGLCQTSQAVNDETTMDVSILDTDSGWMNSQDDDKSIMTEQIEALPQTQSPTSRPVVDRPAKRAPGRGRGHPSTTESKVSRKVPSHHPREEMKKKKGIRRADQNKVSALQIRSPSRKSVAKVVARHPRPALLHGSARRKATGMESHQPLSVHQSRERPTSRQRKSSPTRAVLLKMAAQRRGSDHQPPRPGSACSLKRSPLVAAELCEARPSSACSRPSPLPNKWAEKERAYRSPEKRSSLPRPAKSLTRHIPAAEQDDNSSPSRPTCTDSRSRAVRSGASTPGSSAVTPGSPPSYSCRTPGSRTPGSHTPKSFSILQEKKVAVIRTPPKSPSSTQRQLKVLNQPLPDLKNVKSKIGSTANIKHQPKGGQVMIPSVKLDFSHVQAKCGSLNKLQHTAGGGNVQIQTKKIDLSHVTAKCGSMSNIHHRPGGGHVRIENVKLDFRDKAHAKVRSLDNASHMPGGGNVMIESHKLSFRESAKARVDHGAEIVVTHSPGVETGGTSPRLSSAGSINLLESPQLSTLAQDVTAALAKQGL encoded by the exons ATGAAAGAAGAGGAGCCTCAAGTGGCATCGCTACATCAGAAGCAGGTGGTAGTTGAAAGAGCAACACCTGAAGGAGCAGAACTTGCCTCGATTGAACCTCCACCCTCGtctgtgaaagaaaaagagcaatCTGACACCTCCTCAGCCGAACAGGGTAATCAAGACAAAAAAGGTGGGGTAGAAGAGGCAGCTGAGAGCCACCTTGTTGGCGAGTCAAAcgcaaaagaagcaaaacagcCTTCACTTGCAGAAGAGACTTCAGGACTtatgacagaagaaaaagagggaattaTCTTGCAAAGCAAAGCAGAAACCCCTGTGAATGAAAGCAAGGAAAAACTGGGGATGGATGATGGGATAAACAAGGAGGGCCAAGATAGTGGCAGTGACATTAAATTGCATGAGACACCTGTGACCAACATTCACCAAATGGATCAAAGGCAAgaaacagtcaaatcaagtccaGAACCTGGTACAGAGCTGAAATCCTCATCTGATATTTTTGTCGAACCCAAGTCAGGATCAGAAACCTACTTTGAGACATCTTCAAAAAGCAAAGAAGAGGAGTCTCCACAAACTCAGAGCTATTACGAGCTCAGCACAACAGCAGAGACAAGGTTAAGTGGGGACACTGAAATTACGCAGAAGTTAGAGGATCAACAAGATAGAAAAGTCAGAACCTCTCCCGGTAAGATGTCATTAGAACAAAGAAGCCTCTCCCTGAACATTACAGTTGGGTCCACAGTGGGACAGACTGTGAAGGGAGAGAAGTCAAGGACCTCCTCAGAAAGCATGTGTCCTATCAGTGGAAGTTTTGATGAATCAGACGTTTACCCTTCAACACCATCTGTGGAGAGCCATACACCCAGGTTTCCTCCAGCTGTCTCCATTACCCCAACTTCCACAGAATCACCTAAAGATATCCCCACTCAGGCAGAAACGCCTTTACCTTCTGATAAACACAGTTGCAGTTTGGAGCAATCAAGTAGCCTCTCTGAGATGTTGGACTTGGCCGGGGCCCTGCCTCCAGGGCCATCCATAGAGAGGAGGGAGGTTGATCACATGAGACGAAAGTCTGTGCCTGCCAATGTGTCAGCTCTGGTGGGGAGTTCTTTAGCCAAGCTTGCCTTGGGAGATCAGACCTCAAGGGTGGTGAGTGGGGAAAGCCAGCTGGAGGAACTGGGCTACTGTGTCTTCAATGAGTACTCTGGGCCCATGCCTTCCCCTGCAGATGTGCCCAGTCCAGGGGACTCTCCTTACCAACGTTTCCCTGCTATGGAGGGTGAAGTTGAACAGGAGCTTGGACCCACAGAAGATGAGGGTGTCCAAAAAGGAATGCAACAAGAAGATCATAAAGGAACTGTCCCTGAGATTTCTCAAAAAACAGTACTTGAAAAGAAAGATGCGCCAGTAAAGACTACTCTGATTCTTGAAAAAGCTGTGACAAGTGGAATAAAACCTGATCGCCTAAGAATCCCAATCAATACTTCAAAAGACAGACTGACTGAGTTTCGTTTGGAGAGTGGCCTTCCTGGTGACATAAAGATCCAAGCAATCCCTGAGGTAGACGTTGAAAAAGACCCGTCAAGAGAGGCTTCTCCCATCCCGCCAGACAATTCCTTTACTTTCACTCCTGCTGAAACTGGAGTTAAGGTTCCCCCGACTCCTGCCACCCCCAAGTCCCCAGATGATCCACCCTCAGAAACCCAAGTTATTGAGGAGAACACTAGGAAAATCTTAACGGAGGTCAAAGCAGAGAATGACCCAAAGTCTGAAAGGGCTGATAATAAACAGACAGAATTAGAGAAAGAAATTCAAAAATCTAAGCAGGAAGATTCAGGAGAAAGAAGTGAAGAACCAGAAATGGTAAATAAAGACATACGTTCAGCACCATCTCAGCCTTCAGGAGAAAGCACAGAAAAAGACTGTAAGACGACTCAAAGTGAACATGGGACACCTACAAGATTAGAAGGAATAGAAATTCAAGAGACCTCAAAAGTTGTTCTGGATTTAAGCACTAAAAAGCCCTTAGATGAGAAAGTGTCCCAAATTCAGTTGCAGGAGGTAAAACCGGAAAAAGACTCACCAAAGCCACAGATATCCTCCCCAGTCATCATTATACCTCAAGCACAAGTagaggaagaagcagaggaagaggacgatATTGAGATTGCTGAAGAGCCTCAAGAGATAATGGAGGAAGCTGAAGTGCCTGTAATCTTCAAGACAGATCAAGCTGAAGTTGGAAAGGAACAGCAAAAGAAAGAAGGGGTGAGGCTGCTGGAAGTTGCTCCAATGGTGGATGACGATCCCAAGTCTGGTGCAGAAGAATGGAGTCATAGTGCACAAAACAGTGATGATGGGGAACCTGCGACAGACAGTTCACACTTGTCTCCATGCTCTGACCATGACGTACCACAGCCACCAGAGGAAAGAGATAGAAATGAGGACATGGGAGAGGATAAAGTTGTAGGTAACTCACAAAATAGGGAtgaagggaagaaagaggaggatgagggggtAAAGAAAGTCctgacagaagaggaggaagtgggGCAGACTGGTTCTGGAGAAGTAgctgaagagaaagaggagaaaacgGTAGAGAAAGAGGATGAAGGGAAGGAGAGGACGGGTGAGAAGGAGGATGAGAAAGACATTGAGATTGGTCAAGAGGTGGAAGAGACCTCTGATGGGCTCTGCCAGACCAGTCAGGCAGTTAATGATGAAACCACCATGGACGTCTCTATCCTAGACACAGACAGTGGCTGGATGAACTCACAAG ATGATGACAAAAGTATCATGACTGAGCAAATCGAAGCCCTTCCTCAGACCCAGAGTCCTACCAGTAGACCTGTGGTGGACAGACCCGCTAAACGGGCCCCTGGCAGAGGAAGGGGTCACCCTAGCACCACTGAGAGTAAAGTGTCCCGCAAAGTACCGAGCCACCATCcaagagaggagatgaagaagaaaaaag GCATACGGAGGGCTGACCAGAATAAGGTGTCAGCCCTCCAAATTCGTTCTCCATCTCGAAAGAGTGTAGCCAAAGTGGTGGCCAGACATCCTAGGCCCGCTCTGCTTCACGGCTCTGCTAGACGCAAGGCCACAG GTATGGAAAGCCATCAGCCCCTCAGTGTCCACCAGTCCAGGGAGAGACCCACT TCTCGACAGAGAAAATCA AGCCCCACTCGGGCTGTTCTGTTAAAGATGGCAGCTCAGCGTCGGGGGTCCGATCACCAGCCCCCCCGGCCCGGCTCTGCCTGTAGCCTTAAACGGAGCCCCCTGGTGGCGGCGGAGCTCTGCGAGGCCCGCCCTTCCTCTGCATGCTCCCGTCCGTCCCCTCTGCCTAACAAATGGGCAGAGAAG GAGAGAGCATACCGCAGCCCAGAGAAGAGGTCATCCCTCCCCAGGCCTGCCAAGTCTCTGACACGCCACATCCCTGCTGCTGAACAAGATGACAACAGCAGCCCCTCCAGGCCAACCT GTACAGACTCACGTTCCCGGGCAGTCCGTAGCGGCGCCTCCACCCCTGGCTCCTCCGCCGTCACGCCCGGCTCACCCCCTAGCTACTCCTGCCGCACCCCTGGTTCGCGCACCCCTGGTAGCCACACACCCAAGTCCTTCAGCATCCTCCAGGAGAAGAAGGTGGCGGTCATCCGAACCCCGCCCAAGTCGCCGTCCTCCACCCAACGGCAGCTGAAGGTTCTCAATCAGCCCCTGCCTGACCTGAAGAATGTAAAGTCCAAGATCGGCTCAACCGCCAACATCAAACACCAGCCGAAAGGAGGACAG GTCATGATTCCAAGTGTTAAACTGGACTTTAGCCACGTTCAGGCTAAATGTGGCTCGCTGAACAAACTCCAGCACACAGCAGGCGGGGGAAAC GTCCAAATCCAGACCAAGAAGATAGATTTGAGCCACGTCACCGCCAAATGTGGCTCTATGTCCAACATCCACCACAGACCAG GGGGAGGTCATGTGCGAATTGAGAATGTGAAGCTTGACTTTAGAGACAAGGCCCATGCCAAGGTCCGCTCCCTGGACAATGCCAGCCACATGCCCGGAGGGGGGAACGTTATG ATCGAGAGCCACAAGCTGTCCTTCCGGGAATCAGCCAAAGCTCGGGTTGACCACGGCGCAGAAATCGTCGTCACCCACTCCCCAGGGGTCGAGACTGGAGGCACTTCCCCTCGCCTGTCCTCCGCCGGCAGCATCAACCTCCTGGAGTCACCCCAGCTCTCTACGCTGGCCCAGGATGTCACCGCTGCCCTGGCTAAGCAGGGCTTATAA
- the LOC121892243 gene encoding microtubule-associated protein 2-like isoform X1, with protein sequence MKEEEPQVASLHQKQVVVERATPEGAELASIEPPPSSVKEKEQSDTSSAEQGNQDKKGGVEEAAESHLVGESNAKEAKQPSLAEETSGLMTEEKEGIILQSKAETPVNESKEKLGMDDGINKEGQDSGSDIKLHETPVTNIHQMDQRQETVKSSPEPGTELKSSSDIFVEPKSGSETYFETSSKSKEEESPQTQSYYELSTTAETRLSGDTEITQKLEDQQDRKVRTSPGKMSLEQRSLSLNITVGSTVGQTVKGEKSRTSSESMCPISGSFDESDVYPSTPSVESHTPRFPPAVSITPTSTESPKDIPTQAETPLPSDKHSCSLEQSSSLSEMLDLAGALPPGPSIERREVDHMRRKSVPANVSALVGSSLAKLALGDQTSRVVSGESQLEELGYCVFNEYSGPMPSPADVPSPGDSPYQRFPAMEGEVEQELGPTEDEGVQKGMQQEDHKGTVPEISQKTVLEKKDAPVKTTLILEKAVTSGIKPDRLRIPINTSKDRLTEFRLESGLPGDIKIQAIPEVDVEKDPSREASPIPPDNSFTFTPAETGVKVPPTPATPKSPDDPPSETQVIEENTRKILTEVKAENDPKSERADNKQTELEKEIQKSKQEDSGERSEEPEMVNKDIRSAPSQPSGESTEKDCKTTQSEHGTPTRLEGIEIQETSKVVLDLSTKKPLDEKVSQIQLQEVKPEKDSPKPQISSPVIIIPQAQVEEEAEEEDDIEIAEEPQEIMEEAEVPVIFKTDQAEVGKEQQKKEGVRLLEVAPMVDDDPKSGAEEWSHSAQNSDDGEPATDSSHLSPCSDHDVPQPPEERDRNEDMGEDKVVGNSQNRDEGKKEEDEGVKKVLTEEEEVGQTGSGEVAEEKEEKTVEKEDEGKERTGEKEDEKDIEIGQEVEETSDGLCQTSQAVNDETTMDVSILDTDSGWMNSQDDDKSIMTEQIEALPQTQSPTSRPVVDRPAKRAPGRGRGHPSTTESKVSRKVPSHHPREEMKKKKVGIRRADQNKVSALQIRSPSRKSVAKVVARHPRPALLHGSARRKATGMESHQPLSVHQSRERPTSRQRKSSPTRAVLLKMAAQRRGSDHQPPRPGSACSLKRSPLVAAELCEARPSSACSRPSPLPNKWAEKERAYRSPEKRSSLPRPAKSLTRHIPAAEQDDNSSPSRPTCTDSRSRAVRSGASTPGSSAVTPGSPPSYSCRTPGSRTPGSHTPKSFSILQEKKVAVIRTPPKSPSSTQRQLKVLNQPLPDLKNVKSKIGSTANIKHQPKGGQVMIPSVKLDFSHVQAKCGSLNKLQHTAGGGNVQIQTKKIDLSHVTAKCGSMSNIHHRPGGGHVRIENVKLDFRDKAHAKVRSLDNASHMPGGGNVMIESHKLSFRESAKARVDHGAEIVVTHSPGVETGGTSPRLSSAGSINLLESPQLSTLAQDVTAALAKQGL encoded by the exons ATGAAAGAAGAGGAGCCTCAAGTGGCATCGCTACATCAGAAGCAGGTGGTAGTTGAAAGAGCAACACCTGAAGGAGCAGAACTTGCCTCGATTGAACCTCCACCCTCGtctgtgaaagaaaaagagcaatCTGACACCTCCTCAGCCGAACAGGGTAATCAAGACAAAAAAGGTGGGGTAGAAGAGGCAGCTGAGAGCCACCTTGTTGGCGAGTCAAAcgcaaaagaagcaaaacagcCTTCACTTGCAGAAGAGACTTCAGGACTtatgacagaagaaaaagagggaattaTCTTGCAAAGCAAAGCAGAAACCCCTGTGAATGAAAGCAAGGAAAAACTGGGGATGGATGATGGGATAAACAAGGAGGGCCAAGATAGTGGCAGTGACATTAAATTGCATGAGACACCTGTGACCAACATTCACCAAATGGATCAAAGGCAAgaaacagtcaaatcaagtccaGAACCTGGTACAGAGCTGAAATCCTCATCTGATATTTTTGTCGAACCCAAGTCAGGATCAGAAACCTACTTTGAGACATCTTCAAAAAGCAAAGAAGAGGAGTCTCCACAAACTCAGAGCTATTACGAGCTCAGCACAACAGCAGAGACAAGGTTAAGTGGGGACACTGAAATTACGCAGAAGTTAGAGGATCAACAAGATAGAAAAGTCAGAACCTCTCCCGGTAAGATGTCATTAGAACAAAGAAGCCTCTCCCTGAACATTACAGTTGGGTCCACAGTGGGACAGACTGTGAAGGGAGAGAAGTCAAGGACCTCCTCAGAAAGCATGTGTCCTATCAGTGGAAGTTTTGATGAATCAGACGTTTACCCTTCAACACCATCTGTGGAGAGCCATACACCCAGGTTTCCTCCAGCTGTCTCCATTACCCCAACTTCCACAGAATCACCTAAAGATATCCCCACTCAGGCAGAAACGCCTTTACCTTCTGATAAACACAGTTGCAGTTTGGAGCAATCAAGTAGCCTCTCTGAGATGTTGGACTTGGCCGGGGCCCTGCCTCCAGGGCCATCCATAGAGAGGAGGGAGGTTGATCACATGAGACGAAAGTCTGTGCCTGCCAATGTGTCAGCTCTGGTGGGGAGTTCTTTAGCCAAGCTTGCCTTGGGAGATCAGACCTCAAGGGTGGTGAGTGGGGAAAGCCAGCTGGAGGAACTGGGCTACTGTGTCTTCAATGAGTACTCTGGGCCCATGCCTTCCCCTGCAGATGTGCCCAGTCCAGGGGACTCTCCTTACCAACGTTTCCCTGCTATGGAGGGTGAAGTTGAACAGGAGCTTGGACCCACAGAAGATGAGGGTGTCCAAAAAGGAATGCAACAAGAAGATCATAAAGGAACTGTCCCTGAGATTTCTCAAAAAACAGTACTTGAAAAGAAAGATGCGCCAGTAAAGACTACTCTGATTCTTGAAAAAGCTGTGACAAGTGGAATAAAACCTGATCGCCTAAGAATCCCAATCAATACTTCAAAAGACAGACTGACTGAGTTTCGTTTGGAGAGTGGCCTTCCTGGTGACATAAAGATCCAAGCAATCCCTGAGGTAGACGTTGAAAAAGACCCGTCAAGAGAGGCTTCTCCCATCCCGCCAGACAATTCCTTTACTTTCACTCCTGCTGAAACTGGAGTTAAGGTTCCCCCGACTCCTGCCACCCCCAAGTCCCCAGATGATCCACCCTCAGAAACCCAAGTTATTGAGGAGAACACTAGGAAAATCTTAACGGAGGTCAAAGCAGAGAATGACCCAAAGTCTGAAAGGGCTGATAATAAACAGACAGAATTAGAGAAAGAAATTCAAAAATCTAAGCAGGAAGATTCAGGAGAAAGAAGTGAAGAACCAGAAATGGTAAATAAAGACATACGTTCAGCACCATCTCAGCCTTCAGGAGAAAGCACAGAAAAAGACTGTAAGACGACTCAAAGTGAACATGGGACACCTACAAGATTAGAAGGAATAGAAATTCAAGAGACCTCAAAAGTTGTTCTGGATTTAAGCACTAAAAAGCCCTTAGATGAGAAAGTGTCCCAAATTCAGTTGCAGGAGGTAAAACCGGAAAAAGACTCACCAAAGCCACAGATATCCTCCCCAGTCATCATTATACCTCAAGCACAAGTagaggaagaagcagaggaagaggacgatATTGAGATTGCTGAAGAGCCTCAAGAGATAATGGAGGAAGCTGAAGTGCCTGTAATCTTCAAGACAGATCAAGCTGAAGTTGGAAAGGAACAGCAAAAGAAAGAAGGGGTGAGGCTGCTGGAAGTTGCTCCAATGGTGGATGACGATCCCAAGTCTGGTGCAGAAGAATGGAGTCATAGTGCACAAAACAGTGATGATGGGGAACCTGCGACAGACAGTTCACACTTGTCTCCATGCTCTGACCATGACGTACCACAGCCACCAGAGGAAAGAGATAGAAATGAGGACATGGGAGAGGATAAAGTTGTAGGTAACTCACAAAATAGGGAtgaagggaagaaagaggaggatgagggggtAAAGAAAGTCctgacagaagaggaggaagtgggGCAGACTGGTTCTGGAGAAGTAgctgaagagaaagaggagaaaacgGTAGAGAAAGAGGATGAAGGGAAGGAGAGGACGGGTGAGAAGGAGGATGAGAAAGACATTGAGATTGGTCAAGAGGTGGAAGAGACCTCTGATGGGCTCTGCCAGACCAGTCAGGCAGTTAATGATGAAACCACCATGGACGTCTCTATCCTAGACACAGACAGTGGCTGGATGAACTCACAAG ATGATGACAAAAGTATCATGACTGAGCAAATCGAAGCCCTTCCTCAGACCCAGAGTCCTACCAGTAGACCTGTGGTGGACAGACCCGCTAAACGGGCCCCTGGCAGAGGAAGGGGTCACCCTAGCACCACTGAGAGTAAAGTGTCCCGCAAAGTACCGAGCCACCATCcaagagaggagatgaagaagaaaaaag TAGGCATACGGAGGGCTGACCAGAATAAGGTGTCAGCCCTCCAAATTCGTTCTCCATCTCGAAAGAGTGTAGCCAAAGTGGTGGCCAGACATCCTAGGCCCGCTCTGCTTCACGGCTCTGCTAGACGCAAGGCCACAG GTATGGAAAGCCATCAGCCCCTCAGTGTCCACCAGTCCAGGGAGAGACCCACT TCTCGACAGAGAAAATCA AGCCCCACTCGGGCTGTTCTGTTAAAGATGGCAGCTCAGCGTCGGGGGTCCGATCACCAGCCCCCCCGGCCCGGCTCTGCCTGTAGCCTTAAACGGAGCCCCCTGGTGGCGGCGGAGCTCTGCGAGGCCCGCCCTTCCTCTGCATGCTCCCGTCCGTCCCCTCTGCCTAACAAATGGGCAGAGAAG GAGAGAGCATACCGCAGCCCAGAGAAGAGGTCATCCCTCCCCAGGCCTGCCAAGTCTCTGACACGCCACATCCCTGCTGCTGAACAAGATGACAACAGCAGCCCCTCCAGGCCAACCT GTACAGACTCACGTTCCCGGGCAGTCCGTAGCGGCGCCTCCACCCCTGGCTCCTCCGCCGTCACGCCCGGCTCACCCCCTAGCTACTCCTGCCGCACCCCTGGTTCGCGCACCCCTGGTAGCCACACACCCAAGTCCTTCAGCATCCTCCAGGAGAAGAAGGTGGCGGTCATCCGAACCCCGCCCAAGTCGCCGTCCTCCACCCAACGGCAGCTGAAGGTTCTCAATCAGCCCCTGCCTGACCTGAAGAATGTAAAGTCCAAGATCGGCTCAACCGCCAACATCAAACACCAGCCGAAAGGAGGACAG GTCATGATTCCAAGTGTTAAACTGGACTTTAGCCACGTTCAGGCTAAATGTGGCTCGCTGAACAAACTCCAGCACACAGCAGGCGGGGGAAAC GTCCAAATCCAGACCAAGAAGATAGATTTGAGCCACGTCACCGCCAAATGTGGCTCTATGTCCAACATCCACCACAGACCAG GGGGAGGTCATGTGCGAATTGAGAATGTGAAGCTTGACTTTAGAGACAAGGCCCATGCCAAGGTCCGCTCCCTGGACAATGCCAGCCACATGCCCGGAGGGGGGAACGTTATG ATCGAGAGCCACAAGCTGTCCTTCCGGGAATCAGCCAAAGCTCGGGTTGACCACGGCGCAGAAATCGTCGTCACCCACTCCCCAGGGGTCGAGACTGGAGGCACTTCCCCTCGCCTGTCCTCCGCCGGCAGCATCAACCTCCTGGAGTCACCCCAGCTCTCTACGCTGGCCCAGGATGTCACCGCTGCCCTGGCTAAGCAGGGCTTATAA